From a single Drosophila sulfurigaster albostrigata strain 15112-1811.04 chromosome 3, ASM2355843v2, whole genome shotgun sequence genomic region:
- the LOC133841964 gene encoding LOW QUALITY PROTEIN: phosphatidylinositol 4-phosphate 5-kinase type-1 alpha (The sequence of the model RefSeq protein was modified relative to this genomic sequence to represent the inferred CDS: deleted 1 base in 1 codon), which produces MASGDDTIDMDSSSTSQAKLAEPNASSTDHVGNSSPDLGNRPLRERQVNKTDKERKLGHRRVGEGGEITYKKIQTSQIMGSIQLGIQHTVGSLASKPKRDLLMMDFWEIESITFPPEGSSLTPAHHYSEFRYKIYAPIAFRYFRDLFGIQPDDFMMSMCTSPLRELSNPGASGSIFYLTDDDEFIIKTVQHKEGEFLQKLLPGYYMNLNQNPRTLLPKFFGLYCLQTSNAKNIRLVVMNNLLPSAVRMHLKYDLKGSTFKRKASKAERAKKSPTYKDLDFMEQHPNGIFLEAETYSALIKTIQRDCTVLESFKIMDYSLLLGVHNLDVALKEKQSEHRKPMKAPLAEDSDVDEPLEESDARDRDTATGISRNKSVNRQRLVAHSTAMESIQAESEPIDDEEDVPPGGIPARSEKGERLLLYIGIIDILQSYRLKKKLEHTFKSIIHDGETVSVCRPSFYAQRFQNFMAKTVFRKIPSLDLPEIKGNHRKFRTLVTSYIALKHSPSKRKSLSKAIQRSIDSENEAIRPSHSHSSGKIHQPTKTPATEPTSAGTSSDRERERERDRDRDRDRDRDRESGRHSSAASQSNVPPPVRQRASTSGSAAAPAASSNLKARVPPPVPPRGSPRRKDTQDSRAHSTTPGTTPSCSSTPPPAFDDISEDSSNKNSTSSMGRRSHHHHHHQQQQQQQQQSSQSSHYYQQQPQYLDRKMNIGPAYRGSYKEDIVSVSEVHLDTFLAVDTSSSSHYGSRGGLAWTPPASGEGSTPTWTEGTPSFTDSSSSGDLDNFSPINSSKIDRHKPTVEDAINSLSSGMIN; this is translated from the exons ATGGCGTCCGGAGACGACACCATTGACATGGACAGCTCCTCAACATCGCAGGCGAAACTGGCGGAACCGAATG CCTCCTCCACCGACCATGTGGGTAACTCGTCACCCGAC CTCGGCAATCGGCCGTTGCGGGAGCGACAGGTCAACAAGACGGACAAGGAGCGCAAGCTTGGACATCGACGTGTTGGCGAAGGTGGCGAGATTACCTACAAGAAGATACAGACATCGCAGATTATGGGCTCCATACAGCTGGGAATACAGCATACA GTCGGCAGCTTGGCATCGAAGCCCAAACGTGATCTACTTATGATGGACTTCTGGGAAATCGAGAGCATTACGTTTCCGCCAGAGGGTTCTAGCCTTACACCTGCCCACCATTATAGTGAATTCAGATATAAGATCTATGCACCCATCGCATTTCGTTATTTTCGTGATTTGTTTGGCATACAGCCAGATGATTTTATG ATGTCTATGTGCACTTCGCCTTTGCGCGAATTATCGAATCCTGGTGCTTCCGGCTCTATATTCTATTTGACGGACGACGATGAGTTCATTATCAAAACGGTGCAACACAAAGAGGGtgaatttttacaaaaactaCTGCCTGG TTACTATATGAATCTGAATCAAAATCCGCGCACGTTATTGCCGAAGTTCTTCGGTCTCTACTGCCTGCAGACGAGCAATGCCAAAAACATTCGATTGGTGGTCATGAACAATCTGCTGCCATCGGCGGTGCGAATGCATCTGAAGTACGATCTCAAGGGTTCGACGTTCAAGCGCAAGGCATCGAAAGCGGAGCGTGCCAAGAAATCGCCAACGTACAAGGATCTCGACTTTATGGAACAGCATCCCAATGGCATATTCCTCGAGGCGGAAACCTATTCGGCGCTCATCAAAACCATTCAGAGGGATTGCACAGTGCTCGAATCCTTCAAGATTATGGACTATTCACTGCTGCTCGGCGTGCACAATTTGGATGTGGCACTCAAGGAGAAGCAGAGTGAGCACCGGAAACCGATGAAAGCACCTCTAGCCGAGGATTCGGATGTAGATGAACCGCTCGAGGAGTCAGATGCCAGGGATCGAGACACAGCAACGGGCATCAGCAGAAACAA ATCGGTGAATCGACAGCGACTCGTGGCGCACTCAACGGCCATGGAGAGCATTCAGGCGGAGAGCGAGCCCATCGACGATGAGGAGGATGTGCC ACCTGGTGGCATTCCAGCGCGCAGCGAGAAGGGCGAGCGTCTGTTGCTCTACATTGGCATCATCGACATCCTTCAGTCGTACAGGCTCAAGAAGAAGCTGGAGCACACATTCAAAAGCATCATACACGATGGC GAGACCGTCTCGGTGTGTCGACCCTCGTTCTATGCTCAAAGATTTCAGAACTTTATGGCCAAGACCGTATTCCGCAAGATACCATCGC TGGATCTCCCAGAGATCAAAGGAAATCACAGAAAATTTCGTACCTTGGTAACCAGTTATATAG CTCTAAAGCATTCGCCGTCGAAGAGAAAAAGTCTCTCCAAGGCCATACAACGCTCCATCGACAGCGAGAACGAGGCCATCCGAC CTTCGCATTCCCACAGTAGCGGCAAAATCCATCAGCCAACGAAGACGCCAGCCACAGAGCCCACGTCCGCGGGCACAAGCTCGGATAGGGAAAGGGAACGCGAACGGGATCGGGATAGAGACCGGGATCGTGATCGCGATCGAGAGAGCGGACGTCACTCGAGTGCCGCTAGCCAGAGCAATGTGCCACCGCCAGTGCGGCAACGTGCGTCCACCTCCGGATCGGCAGCTGCTCCAGCGGCGAGCAGCAACCTGAAGGCGCGTGTGCCGCCGCCAGTGCCACCGCGAGGATCGCCGCGGCGCAAGGACACACAGGACAGTCGGGCACACTCGACCACGCCAG GCACAACTCCATCATGCAGTTCAACACCT CCCCCTGCCTTTGACGACATCTCCGAGGACAGTTCGAACAAGAACAGCACATCGTCGATGGGTCGCAGgtcgcatcatcatcatcaccatcagcaacagcagcagcagcagcagcagtcgagtCAGTCCAGTCATTACTatcagcaacagccacagtaTTTGGATCGTAAAATGAACATTGGTCCCGCCTACCGAGGCTCCTACAAGGAGGATATCGTTAG CGTTTCGGAGGTGCATTTGGACACGTTTCTGGCGGTGGACACATCGTCGAGCAGTCACTATGGGTCACGTGGTGGCCTGGCCTGGACGCCACCGGCATCAGGTGAGGGCTCGACACCCACTTGGACAGAGGGCACACCCAGTTTTACGGACTCCAGTTCGAGTGGTGATCTCG ACAACTTCTCGCCCATAAACTCATCTAAAATCGATCGACACAAGCCGACGGTGGAAGATGCCATCAACTCTCTGTCCTCGGGAATG aTCAACTAA
- the LOC133841124 gene encoding uncharacterized protein LOC133841124, whose product MASWSWSILCATLLAGLTLLTVTHTVRITNLRVPHTYTLERDNEPDPLVLDCEYEMAPREKGFVLKWLFNNHSIYQWIPSVKGFAMGFMKAKIDTKIFTMEGSPGVISIKNPDWNMTGEYTCAVQTFESTDKRSARLQIIVPESDFMLEARMGGEQTDVDIMCAVQNVFPQPVLSVIFDTHILDSVLTQLDQNPSGLYSMTVRTRIPRDQLESPTPITCAFFLLGTNYTKRRETIFYDKATNIQRKWTTVAVVMSIASLALSS is encoded by the exons ATGgcgagctggagctggagcatCTTGTGCGCAACGCTGCTGGCCGGCCTCACTCTGCTCACGG TGACGCACACGGTGCGCATTACCAATCTGCGGGTGCCGCACACCTACACACTCGAACGTGATAATGAGCCCGATCCTCTGGTGCTGGACTGCGAGTACGAAATGGCGCCGCGGGAGAAGGGCTTCGTCCTCAAGTGGCTCTTCAACAATCACTCCATCTATCAGTGGATACCCTCCGTAAAGGGTTTCGCCATG GGCTTCATGAAAGCAAAGATAGACACCAAAATATTCACCATGGAGGGCAGTCCCGGTGTTATATCGATAAAGAATCCCGACTGGAACATGACGGGGGAATACACTTGTGCCGTGCAAACCTTTGAGTCCACGGATAAGCGAAGTGCCCGCTTACAAATAATCG TTCCTGAATCGGATTTCATGCTGGAGGCACGCATGGGTGGCGAACAGACCGATGTGGACATCATGTGCGCCGTGCAAAATGTTTTCCCTCAACCAGTTCTATCTGTCAT CTTCGATACACACATACTAGACTCGGTGCTCACGCAGTTGGATCAGAATCCGAGTGGTCTGTACAGCATGACAGTGCGAACGCGCATTCCTAGAGATCAACTCGAATCGCCCACACCGATAACATGTGCGTTTTTCCTGCTTGGCACAAACTATACCAAACGCAGGGAGACTATTTTCTATG ATAAAGCCACAAATATACAACGCAAATGGACAACAGTCGCCGTAGTTATGTCGATCGCATCTTTAGCTTTAAGCAGTTAG